A stretch of the Aphis gossypii isolate Hap1 chromosome 2, ASM2018417v2, whole genome shotgun sequence genome encodes the following:
- the LOC114123701 gene encoding uncharacterized protein LOC114123701 — protein sequence MVEDKILYTFRGWLAFVAFMDLGVTFRSFFENKCIIGTQTNLQADEHFIHEELTLPRVLGMFSLLKALCLIHCSLFIHYKPMVSIGAMSMVLSIVLYLSEAIHYRSTTLNFFIVFPSILNGLTLIGLYLIVRKINKPPVECVEENVEMLMTKLKYQKNKKYICKKK from the exons ATGGTGGAAGACAAAATCCTGTACACTTTCCGGGGGTGGTTGGCATTTGTGGCCTTCATGGACCTTGGTGTAACATTTCGATCATTTTTCGAAAACAAATGTATCATTGGAACGCAGACTAATTTACAGGCAGACGAACATTTTATACACG aGGAATTAACTTTGCCAAGAGTGTTGGGTATGTTTTCACTTCTTAAAGCTCTATGTTTGATACATTGCtcattatttattcactaTAAGCC aaTGGTCAGTATTGGTGCTATGTCTATGGTCTTATCTATAGTTTTGTATCTTAGTGAAGCAATTCATTACCGTTCAACTacattaaatttctttattgtttttccaagtattttaaatg gtTTAACATTGATTGGTTTATACTTAATTGTACGCAAGATTAATAAGCCACCAGTTGAATGTGTGGAAGAAAATGTTGAAATGTTAATGACTAAactcaaatatcaaaaaaataaaaaatatatttgtaaaaaaaaataa
- the LOC114123700 gene encoding multiple coagulation factor deficiency protein 2 homolog — MISKTLLVTFPILIVLCHKSWAEYAAPPGVNPQLYLQQQQVPIKHLPPQQNFPQQAPYQQPPPPPQQQQQQQQQQQKPSHGHSSQGHHPHTQQVLHNSNLAEESEHIKKHLDLPTLDTSKMSEQELQFHYFKMHDADNNNKLDGCELIKSLIHWHVQGGHDPAAGGAPPQEKIFTDEELMQLIDPILTMDDTDFDGFIDYPEFVIAQNKASSTQKQSA; from the exons ATGATTTCCAAGACGCTTTTAGTTACTTTTCCTATTCTTATAGTCCTGTGTCATAAATCATGGGCAGAATACGCAGCACCGCCAGGTGTAAATCCACAACTGTATCTACAACAGCAAcaa gtacctattaaacaTTTACCTCCACAACAAAATTTTCCTCAACAAGCACCTTACCAACAACCGCCACCACCACctcagcagcagcaacagcaacagcaacaacaacaaaagccg agtcATGGCCACAGTTCCCAAGGACATCATCCTCATACTCAACAAGTATTACACAATTCAAACTTAGCAGAAGAAAGCga gcatataaaaaaacatttggatCTACCAACATTAGATACAAGCAAAATGTCTGAACAAGAattacaatttcattattttaaaatgcatgatgcagataacaataataaattagatggATGTGAACTTATCAAATCACTTATACATTGGCATG ttCAAGGTGGTCATGATCCCGCAGCAGGTGGAGCACCTCctcaagaaaaaatatttaccgatGAAGAATTGATGCAGTTAATTGATCCTATATTAACTATGGATGACACAGATTTTGATGGGTTTATAGATTATCCAGAATTTGTTATTGCTCAAAATAAAGCAAGCAGTACTCAGAAACAATCAgcataa